One window of Bacillus alkalicellulosilyticus genomic DNA carries:
- a CDS encoding GTP-binding protein codes for MEKVLPLIVLSGFPLRDKCIFMERFQDEKQQRVLKILFQQEKSKLKVKAEDPFNVTLIGKTVHNAVIDSINQLHTVVKRMDLTEDFDGIILDMFPTVEPPIDALLAFCKEMNITFKSHIHLIDAREFWFSYFSEHEILVDAEDSLERRDYTVGEMLTNQLEFADTIVFCHTNHLSHERLGELYSFVMSLQPKAMVVTFEEFFQADDNRMYELHSASSLYTHQLNIAESRKHLKVVGQYGIGTYVYKSPKSISLSRLEYFFHQFPPEVFRMKGQCYNPMNHELYVISQVGSSIQVDTFDMPTWSSSVMSEFLFIGEELDQQDIQQRLDECFDQQHRSLGS; via the coding sequence ATGGAAAAAGTGCTCCCTCTTATCGTTTTATCTGGTTTCCCCTTAAGGGATAAATGTATATTTATGGAACGCTTCCAAGACGAGAAACAACAAAGAGTATTGAAGATTCTATTTCAACAAGAAAAAAGCAAATTGAAGGTAAAGGCAGAAGATCCTTTTAACGTGACATTGATAGGAAAAACTGTTCATAATGCAGTCATTGATTCGATCAATCAACTACATACAGTTGTTAAAAGAATGGATTTGACCGAAGATTTTGATGGGATTATATTAGATATGTTTCCGACGGTTGAGCCCCCGATAGACGCATTACTAGCTTTTTGTAAAGAGATGAATATCACTTTTAAATCACACATCCATCTTATTGATGCTAGGGAATTTTGGTTTTCCTATTTTTCAGAACATGAAATCTTAGTAGATGCTGAAGATTCCCTTGAACGGAGGGATTATACGGTAGGTGAAATGCTAACTAACCAATTAGAATTCGCTGATACAATTGTCTTTTGTCATACCAATCATTTATCACATGAGCGACTCGGAGAATTATATTCTTTTGTTATGAGCTTGCAACCAAAAGCAATGGTTGTGACATTCGAAGAGTTTTTTCAAGCGGATGACAATAGAATGTATGAACTCCATTCCGCTTCTTCGCTGTATACACATCAATTGAACATAGCTGAATCAAGGAAACACTTGAAGGTAGTAGGACAGTATGGAATAGGTACATATGTATATAAAAGTCCAAAATCAATTTCACTTTCAAGGTTAGAGTATTTTTTTCATCAGTTTCCGCCTGAAGTGTTTCGAATGAAAGGGCAATGTTACAATCCTATGAATCATGAGCTATATGTGATTTCCCAAGTGGGCTCGTCGATTCAAGTAGATACCTTTGACATGCCCACTTGGTCTTCCTCTGTCATGTCTGAGTTTTTATTTATTGGTGAAGAACTTGACCAACAAGATATTCAGCAGAGGCTGGATGAATGCTTTGATCAACAACATCGCTCATTAGGGTCATAA